Proteins encoded by one window of Rutidosis leptorrhynchoides isolate AG116_Rl617_1_P2 chromosome 7, CSIRO_AGI_Rlap_v1, whole genome shotgun sequence:
- the LOC139860440 gene encoding uncharacterized protein — MAWKRKNWIATILSIGARQLGWYLHLALPLSNFNFSKMQELNVLLSKFRLVDSVGDHLTWAASPIDSYSIADAVKILVQSSKIEAPMWPKVIWGNIVPSKIMVFHWLAIKNSIPVKDVLAKRKILPSNVSTLCVWCMVEVETIEHLLLHCKWSSCIWADLFRWWNIRWIMPRSIIEFSFDWYYGMGIKASKFWKMIGPATIWAIWTARNDVIFNGKLACRSNVVRNTKLKVFLWASNLKLVHGLQAYVWEQNPFLLCI; from the coding sequence ATGGCATGGAAAAGAAAAAATTGGATTGCCACCATATTGAGTATTGGTGCACGTCAGTTGGGATGGTATCTTCATTTGGCACTCCCTCTGTCCAACTTTAATTTTAGTAAGATGCAAGAACTTAATGTTTTGTTGTCAAAATTTCGCTTGGTGGATTCTGTGGGGGACCATCTTACATGGGCTGCAAGCCCAATTGATTCTTACTCCATTGCTGATGCAGTGAAGATTTTGGTGCAATCGTCTAAGATTGAAGCGCCCATGTGGCCTAAGGTTATTTGGGGTAATATTGTTCCTTCAAAGATTATGGTTTTTCATTGGTTAGCTATTAAAAATAGCATACCCGTTAAAGACGTGTTAGCAAAAAGAAAAATTTTGCCTTCTAACGTGTCTACGTTATGCGTTTGGTGTATGGTAGAAGTTGAGACCATTGAACATTTGTTACTTCATTGCAAATGGTCTTCATGTATTTGGGCGGATTTATTTCGATGGTGGAACATTCGTTGGATCATGCCAAGGTCAATTATCGAGTTTTCATTTGATTGGTATTATGGCATGGGTATTAAGGCCTCGAAGTTTTGGAAAATGATTGGGCCCGCGACTATATGGGCCATTTGGACGGCTAGAAATGACGTTATTTTCAATGGCAAACTTGCTTGTCGGTCTAATGTCGTTCGGAACACCAAGCTTAAGGTTTTCTTATGGGCGTCAAATCTTAAGTTGGTGCACGGGTTGCAAGCGTATGTTTGGGAGCAAAATCCATTTTTGCTTTGTATTTAG
- the LOC139857696 gene encoding BTB/POZ domain-containing protein At3g05675-like isoform X2: protein MGSSSVSFALNDINTCDVSIRLINSKGRPQVFHSHSSILKEKNSLLDSWNSVHSALGVLQLATEFNCQEIVESCIQYLEAIPWEDKEEELILKVVTNLGPVAMPILARVQPVDFSATKIVFISAIHFATSIVSPSPPFGDELKISAQEQIDYMLGDDDVEIPLVIADAEVKSETKKGLLTICSSFNKDLSCILSQSNNETAEKRVLQSLSDLNWICCILSKMGLMKEFVDQWIDFQDSVIHVMEDKLLVSSSWSLKLKIIELSGKVLDAVGYGNVIIPSARRVNLLKTWLPYIRKTKPVLDSIGNEETGYPYKMDDDLCQNIEGSIVALLSALPSNDQADILADWMNGEQVRYPDLSEAFEIWCYRTKSAKRRLVEGLDRVGNATVSL, encoded by the exons ATGGGAAGTTCATCGGTATCTTTTGCACTTAATGACATAAACACGTGTGATGTCTCTATTCGTCTAATAAATAGCAAAGGAAGACCTCAAGTGTTCCATTCACATTCATCGATCCTTAAAGAAAAGA ATTCTCTTTTGGATTCTTGGAACTCTGTCCACTCGGCTCTTGGTGTACTTCAATTGGCAACGGAATTTAATTGTCAAGAAATAGTTGAAAGTTGCATTCAGTATTTGGAGGCTATACCATGGGAGGATAAAGAAGAAGAATTAATATTGAAAGTAGTTACAAATCTAGGTCCAGTAGCAATGCCTATATTAGCTCGGGTACAACCTGTTGATTTTTCCGCTACTAAAATTGTATTCATTTCAGCAATACATTTTGCCACGTCCATTGTTTCACCATCCCCACCATTTGGTGACGAGCTGAAAATTtctgctcaagaacaaatcgattaCATGCTAGGTGATGATGACGTAGAGATCCCGTTAGTCATAGCTGATGCAGAAGTCAAGTCGGAGACAAAAAAGGGACTTTTGACCATTTGTTCTTCATTTAATAAAGATCTTTCCTGTATACTTTCACAGTCCAATAATGAGACAGCAGAGAAAAGAGTACTGCAGTCTCTTTCAGATCTTAATTGGATTTGTTGCATTCTTTCCAAAATGGGTTTAATGAAAGAATTCGTTGACCAATGGATCGACTTTCAAGATAGTGTAATTCACGTTATGGAAGATAAATTATTAGTAAGTAGCTCATGGAGTTTGAAATTAAAGATTATAGAACTAAGTGGGAAAGTATTAGATGCGGTTGGGTACGGTAATGTGATCATTCCCTCTGCACGTCGTGTGAACTTGTTGAAAACATGGCTTCCGTATATTAGAAAGACAAAGCCCGTTCTTGATTCAATTGGAAATGAGGAAACCGGTTATCCTtacaaaatggatgatgatttgtGCCAAAATATTGAAGGTTCGATAGTGGCATTACTATCAGCGCTTCCATCAAATGATCAAGCTGATATTTTAGCAGATTGGATGAATGGGGAGCAAGTGAGGTATCCCGATTTAAGTGAAGCTTTCGAGATTTGGTGTTATAGAACGAAATCAGCGAAAAGAAGGTTGGTTGAGGGGTTGGATAGAGTTGGTAATGCTACTGTGAGCCTCTGA
- the LOC139857696 gene encoding BTB/POZ domain-containing protein At3g05675-like isoform X1, which produces MGSSSVSFALNDINTCDVSIRLINSKGRPQVFHSHSSILKEKSKYFADKLSNPNCGAYIDISCLDCNYEHHIELLKRLYLCKDSLLDSWNSVHSALGVLQLATEFNCQEIVESCIQYLEAIPWEDKEEELILKVVTNLGPVAMPILARVQPVDFSATKIVFISAIHFATSIVSPSPPFGDELKISAQEQIDYMLGDDDVEIPLVIADAEVKSETKKGLLTICSSFNKDLSCILSQSNNETAEKRVLQSLSDLNWICCILSKMGLMKEFVDQWIDFQDSVIHVMEDKLLVSSSWSLKLKIIELSGKVLDAVGYGNVIIPSARRVNLLKTWLPYIRKTKPVLDSIGNEETGYPYKMDDDLCQNIEGSIVALLSALPSNDQADILADWMNGEQVRYPDLSEAFEIWCYRTKSAKRRLVEGLDRVGNATVSL; this is translated from the coding sequence ATGGGAAGTTCATCGGTATCTTTTGCACTTAATGACATAAACACGTGTGATGTCTCTATTCGTCTAATAAATAGCAAAGGAAGACCTCAAGTGTTCCATTCACATTCATCGATCCTTAAAGAAAAGAGTAAGTATTTTGCGGATAAGCTTTCTAATCCAAATTGTGGTGCTTATATAGATATCTCATGCTTAGATTGTAACTATGAGCATCATATTGAGCTATTGAAACGTCTTTATCTTTGCAAAGATTCTCTTTTGGATTCTTGGAACTCTGTCCACTCGGCTCTTGGTGTACTTCAATTGGCAACGGAATTTAATTGTCAAGAAATAGTTGAAAGTTGCATTCAGTATTTGGAGGCTATACCATGGGAGGATAAAGAAGAAGAATTAATATTGAAAGTAGTTACAAATCTAGGTCCAGTAGCAATGCCTATATTAGCTCGGGTACAACCTGTTGATTTTTCCGCTACTAAAATTGTATTCATTTCAGCAATACATTTTGCCACGTCCATTGTTTCACCATCCCCACCATTTGGTGACGAGCTGAAAATTtctgctcaagaacaaatcgattaCATGCTAGGTGATGATGACGTAGAGATCCCGTTAGTCATAGCTGATGCAGAAGTCAAGTCGGAGACAAAAAAGGGACTTTTGACCATTTGTTCTTCATTTAATAAAGATCTTTCCTGTATACTTTCACAGTCCAATAATGAGACAGCAGAGAAAAGAGTACTGCAGTCTCTTTCAGATCTTAATTGGATTTGTTGCATTCTTTCCAAAATGGGTTTAATGAAAGAATTCGTTGACCAATGGATCGACTTTCAAGATAGTGTAATTCACGTTATGGAAGATAAATTATTAGTAAGTAGCTCATGGAGTTTGAAATTAAAGATTATAGAACTAAGTGGGAAAGTATTAGATGCGGTTGGGTACGGTAATGTGATCATTCCCTCTGCACGTCGTGTGAACTTGTTGAAAACATGGCTTCCGTATATTAGAAAGACAAAGCCCGTTCTTGATTCAATTGGAAATGAGGAAACCGGTTATCCTtacaaaatggatgatgatttgtGCCAAAATATTGAAGGTTCGATAGTGGCATTACTATCAGCGCTTCCATCAAATGATCAAGCTGATATTTTAGCAGATTGGATGAATGGGGAGCAAGTGAGGTATCCCGATTTAAGTGAAGCTTTCGAGATTTGGTGTTATAGAACGAAATCAGCGAAAAGAAGGTTGGTTGAGGGGTTGGATAGAGTTGGTAATGCTACTGTGAGCCTCTGA